A single genomic interval of Drosophila virilis strain 15010-1051.87 chromosome 2, Dvir_AGI_RSII-ME, whole genome shotgun sequence harbors:
- the msps gene encoding protein mini spindles isoform X1, producing the protein MAEDTEYKKLPVEERCVHKLWKARVDGYEEAAKLFRELDDEKSPEWSKYAGLIKKMVVDSNALAQEKGLEAALIFVENSSLAGRTVGDVMSGIVQKCIAAPKAKTKELSVQVTLMYVEIEKHEAVLEELVKGMDHKNPKIVSACVATTTQAMREFGSKVIPVKPFIKKLAPLLADRDKAVRDETKQLAVESYRWIGSVMRTHIASLPQVTLKELEDEFDKLKGERAEPSRYLKSQQEKQAKIADEAATEDSYNENTPPSNRKFKKYRKQALSQKRLYGSPKYTYPRLDDDAEAGVEDVDPMDLIDPVDILSKMPKDFYEKLDEKKWTLRKESLEALEKLLTDNPKVEGGEYGALVSALKKVITKDSNVVLVAMAGKCLAMLAKGLSKRFSSYATACVPALLEKFKEKKPNVVSALREAMDSIYASTTLEAQQEHIVEALTNKNPSVKSETALFLSRALCRTQPTALNKKLVKLLTTSLIKTLNESDPTVRDSSAEALGTLMKLMSEKALAALLVDVDPLKMSKIKEFHDKAEIKIKVTAPKKEQRPATAPAAKGAATAKPSGGSTEPKPVTRPATTGARKTVKKPGGAASAVPAALSKAAGGKTMASERELTPEEVQDKADELLPPEILNGLVDSNWKNRLAAMEQLLAQIPSYDVKQPGISQTLVRTINGRKPGLKEMNFQVLKLKLDAIRCIAENFPVTPITVDHVVNEITEKLADAKNGGAAADVLTALADATKLEYVVGKVLSFALEQKSPKVQSESFNWISKAIIEFGFKVQPKTLIEDVRKGVQSTNPTVRGAAIQLVGTMTMYMGNALMVFFDGEKPALKSQIQTEFNKNLGEKPPKPIRGVQHSSTNADEEEDEDGADRASPEPINLADLLPRVDISSQITESLLKEMSDKDWKTRNEGLTKLQAIISEAKLIKSSIGDLAPALAHRLLDSNAKIAQTALSICEQLSTAMGAGCRSHVRVLFPGFLHALGDSKSFVRAAALNCINSFGEQGGYKEFFESEMIADALKSGSPALKTELWAWLAEKMPLLPPKSISKEELTTIVPHLYAHICDRNAEVRKNANEAVLAVMIHLGFDAMARALDKQKPASKKDIMAALEKARPNLPVKPLPKGKQQAPIPEETKKVVRSGGGAAAQKQGAAKAAGAAGDKATTTAASRKKEEDVDTSPLLAVNSIKNQRLIDEQKMRVLKWTFTTPREEFTELLRDQMTTANVNKAMMANMFHDDFRYHLKVIEQLSDDLPNNSKALICNLDLILKWLTLRFYDTNPSVLIKGLEYVAQVFQVLVEMEYMMAENEGSSFVPHLLLKIGDPKDAVRNGVRRVLRQINLLYPFTKVFSYVMDGLKSKNARQRTECLDELTFLIENYGLGICQPSQQVALKEIARQISDRDNSVRNAALNCIVMAYFLAGEKIYKLIGQLNEKDLSMLDERIKRAKKTRKPTAPADMPTGLKPPAQVVQQDSIEIEDTVGNGGDELPPPEEEGCQQPELNARGQSNKLTERNLHSLTRQATFDQAPSAQVLQLQQQLHLQQQQAAQQRTTGPFGLDPQVMSEIEKNWVRVDQMVFQDQPTVDISLLYEPIKVIPTRDGFQYPQDKFDRLISRSHYIQQNLNTSPQANPSMASGISPYRSPMRLPQQQLLTNQSHLENNVPNLADVLPKHDPQLVKIIKAVSSTDTLKARAAINELTEIIEAPEKQAVLRDYEEIFIQNVLAQLKNLSQLPLSQALVVYQPLLSILYTFFNANILGKTLSVACIKNLMSSLLHLLADQKLTSGDDSQYNKVINGICLKVLDKVNFTNIYCALIRLLRETCPVAGLPKFTDLLMKCIWRNIKMLPERSNELNYDAVILEVHEFMLALPSTWWQNRPSDTPLRTVKTIIHNMAKVKGNAILQHLNQIPTHSELHTYLIRILKNFQKDSAVSGTGVSPQRQQFSAKDIGGKRISHQTHDTVSQIFKLISDKDTKQQGLQKLYDFKQQNPDIDLSTFLQGSSATFHKYIEEGLAEIERNQNAGSTQAPDNRTAATRSYLTDVNYQNAVHDPDYWMDRLQNMMSTRHNVDDGSNILDNRVADENLCLNSMNSQKVSLIRREKPELSPNRLQHIQAKLAQIKKENHAQ; encoded by the exons ATGGCCGAGGATACCGAGTACAAAAAGTTACCCGTTGAGGAGCGCTGCGTACACAAGTTGTGGAAAGCGCGTGTCGATGGCTATGAGGAGGCAGCCAAGCTTTTTCGCGAACTAGACGACGAGAAATCACCGGAATGGTCGAAATATGCGGGGCTCATCAAGAAAATGGTTGTTGATTCGAATGCCCTTGCCCAGGAGAAGGGCCTGGAGGCCGCGCTGATATTTGTTGAAAACAGCAGCTTAGCTGGACGCACTGTCGGTGATGTTATGTCGGGAATTGTCCAAAAATGCATTGCAGCGCCCAAGGCCAAGACAAAAGAGCTCTCTGTGCAGGTCACGCTTATGTATGTTGAGATAGAGAAGCACGAGGCGGTCTTGGAAGAGCTCGTAAAGGGCATGGACcataaaaatccaaaaattGTATCAGCCTGCGTAGCAACCACTACACAAGCAATGCGCGAATTTGGCTCCAAGGTAATTCCCGTCAAGCCGTTCATCAAAAAGCTGGCACCACTCTTGGCCGATCGCGACAAAGCAGTGCGCGATGAAACCAAACAGTTGGCTGTTGAAAGCTATCGCTGGATTGGCTCAGTCATGAGAACGCACATTGCCTCGTTGCCGCAGGTAACCCTTAAGGAGCTGGAGGACGAGTTTGACAAACTAAAAGGCGAACGCGCTGAACCATCCAG ATATCTTAAATCACAGCAAGAGAAACAGGCAAAGATAGCGGACGAAGCCGCCACGGAGGATTCGTACAATG AGAATACACCACCATCAAACcgaaaattcaagaaatatcGTAAGCAAGCATTAAGTCAAAAACGCCTTTATGGCTCGCCGAAGTATACATACCCGCGCCTAG ATGACGATGCGGAAGCTGGCGTGGAGGATGTGGATCCCATGGATCTTATTGATCCCGTTGATATACTTTCCAAGATGCCTAAAGATTTTTACGAGAAACTCGACGAGAAGAAATGGACCTTGCGCAAAGAATCCTTGGAAGCATTGGAGAAGCTGCTCACGGACAATCCTAAGGTAGAGGGCGGTGAATATGGCGCTCTGGTCAGCGCATTGAAAAAGGTTATTACTAAGGACTCAAACGTAGTACTTGTGGCCATGGCAGGCAAATGTCTGGCCATGCTGGCCAAAGGTCTCTCCAAGCGTTTCTCGTCCTATGCCACG gcTTGCGTTCCGGCCCTTTTGGAGAAATTTAAGGAGAAGAAGCCAAATGTGGTGAGCGCGTTGCGTGAGGCCATGGATTCGATTTATGCGTCCACAACTCTGGAGGCACAACAGGAACATATCGTGGAAGCTCTGACCAACAAAAATCCGAGCGTCAAGTCCGAGACGGCGCTGTTTCTGTCGCGTGCTCTATGTCGCACACAGCCAACGGCATTGAACAAGAAACTTGTCAAGCTTCTGACCACTTCTCTGATCAAGACGTTAAATGAATCTGATCCTACAGTGCGAGACAGCAGCGCCGAGGCACTGGGTACGCTTATGAAGTTAATGAGCGAAAAAGCGCTTGCCGCGCTGCTGGTCGATGTGGATCCGCTGAAGATGAGCAAGATCAAGGAGTTTCACGACAAGGCcgaaattaaaatcaaagtaACGGCTCCAAAAAAAGAGCAACGTCCGGCCACAGCGCCGGCCGCTaaaggagcagcaacagccaaacCCAGCGGGGGCAGCACAGAGCCAAAGCCAGTGACGCGTCCAGCGACAACAGGTGCCCGAAAGACAGTTAAGAAACCAGGAGGTGCAGCTAGTGCAGTGCCGGCTGCATTGTCCAAGGCAGCCGGTGGTAAAACCATGGCTTCAGAGCGTGAATTAACCCCAGAAGAGGTGCAGGATAAGGCGGATGAACTGTTGCCCCCCGAAATACTGAACGGTTTGGTTGATAGCAACTGGAAAAATCGCTTGGCGGCTATGGAACAGCTGCTAGCTCAAATTCCAAGCTATGATGTTAAGCAGCCAGGCATATCTCAAACTCTAGTGCGTACTATTAACGGACGTAAGCCTGGCCTTAAGGAGATGAACTTTCAAGTTCTCAAGCTCAAGCTGGACGCAATACGATGTATCGCTGAAAATTTTCCTGTCACACCTATCACGGTGGACCATGTTGTCAATGAGATAACGGAGAAACTGGCTGACGCTAAGAATGGGGGTGCTGCCGCCGATGTGCTCACCGCTTTGGCTGATGCTACTAAATTGGAGTATGTAGTTGGCAAAGTGCTGAGCTTTGCCCTTGAGCAAAAGTCACCCAAGGTGCAATCTGAGTCATTTAACTGGATTAGTAAGGCTATCATTGAATTTGGATTTAAAGTCCAGCCTAAAACGCTCATAGAGGATGTTCGCAAAGGTGTCCAGAGTACAAATCCGACAGTACGCGGCGCTGCCATCCAGCTGGTGGGTACCATGACCATGTATATGGGCAACGCATTGATGGTATTCTTTGATGGCGAGAAACCAGCACTCAAGTCTCAAATTCAAACCGAATTCAATAAGAATCTGGGTGAAAAACCGCCCAAGCCTATACGCGGTGTGCAGCACAGTAGCACAAATGCCGACGAAGAGGAGGATGAGGATGGCGCAGACCGGGCATCACCAGAACCTATTAACTTAGCCGATTTGCTGCCACGCGTTGATATCTCAAGTCAAATCACCGAGTCGCTACTGAAGGAAATGTCCGACAAAGATTGGAAAACAAGAAATGAGGGACTTACCAAGCTACAGGCCATTATAAGTGAGGCCAAGCTGATCAAGTCGAGCATTGGTGATCTAGCACCAGCACTCGCTCATCGACTTCTCGACTCCAATGCAAAAATAGCGCAGACAGCGCTTTCTATTTGTGAGCAGCTCTCTACAGCAATGGGCGCTGGCTGTCGTAGTCATGTTCGTGTCCTCTTTCCTGGTTTTCTGCATGCGCTGGGCGACAGTAAAAGCTTTGTGCGTGCCGCGGCTCTCAATTGCATCAACAGTTTTGGTGAACAGGGAGGCTACAAGGAGTTCTTTGAGAGCGAAATGATAGCCGATGCTTTGAAAAGTGGTTCCCCGGCGCTCAAGACTGAGCTGTGGGCCTGGTTGGCCGAAAAGATGCCGCTTTTGCCACCCAAATCGATATCCAAGGAGGAGCTAACCACAATCGTGCCGCATTTGTATGCGCACATCTGTGATCGTAACGCGGAAGTTCGCAAGAACGCTAACGAAGCTGTGCTGGCCGTTATGATTCATCTTGGCTTTGACGCTATGGCGCGTGCACTGGACAAACAGAAGCCCGCCTCTAAGAAGGACATCATGGCTGCTCTGGAGAAGGCGCGTCCCAATTTGCCCGTAAAGCCATTGCCCAAAGGTAAACAACAAGCGCCCATACCCGAAGAAACAAAGAAGGTGGTGCGCAGCGGTGGCGGTGCCGCGGCGCAAAAACAGGGTGCGGCCAAAGCAGCCGGTGCCGCCGGTGACAAAGCAACTACAACCGCTGCATCTCGCAAAAAGGAGGAGGATGTGGACACGTCCCCACTGCTGGCGGTCAACAGCATCAAAAATCAACGGCTCATCGATGAGCAAAAAATGCGCGTACTTAAATGGACATTCACCACCCCACGAGAGGAGTTTACGGAATTACTGCGTGATCAGATGACAACAGCCAATGTGAATAAGGCAATGATGGCCAACATGTTCCACGACGACTTTCG TTATCATTTGAAAGTCATTGAACAGTTGAGCGATGATTTGCCAAATAATAGTAAGGCGCTGATTTGTAATCTCGATTTAATACTCAAATGGCTGACACTGCGTTTCTACGATACGAACCCTTCTGTGCTTATTAAGGGTCTCGAGTATGTAGCACAAGTGTTCCAGGTGCTGGTCGAAATGGAGTACATGATGGCTGAGAATGAGGGCAGTAGCTTTGTACCTCATCTGTTGTTGAAG ATTGGTGACCCAAAGGATGCTGTCCGAAACGGTGTACGTCGCGTGCTACGACAAATAAACCTTTTGTATCCTTTCACCAAAGTCTTCTCGTATGTGATGGATGGTCTTAAATCCAAAAATGCACGCCAGCGCACTGAGTGCCTGGACGAATTGACATTTCTCATTGAGAACTACGGACTGGGCATTTGCCAGCCATCGCAGCAGGTGGCTCTCAAGGAAATAGCGCGTCAAATCTCTGATCGCGATAACTCTGTGCGCAATGCGGCACTCAACTGTATTGTGATGGCATATTTCCTGGCCGGTGAAAAGATCTACAAGCTAATTGGTCAGCTAAACGAGAAAGATCTTTCCATGCTCGACGAGCGCATCAAGCGCgccaaaaaaacaagaaaaccaACCGCGCCAGCAGATATGCCGACTGGCCTCAAACCGCCAGCTCAGGTGGTGCAGCAGGACAGCATTGAAATTGAGGATACTGTGGGAAATGGCGGCGACGAATTGCCACCGCCCGAAGAAGAAGG CTGCCAGCAGCCAGAGTTAAATGCGCGTGGCCAAAGCAACAAGCTGACGGAGCGGAACTTACACTCGCTGACTCGACAGGC TACATTTGATCAGGCGCCATCTGCGCAGgtgctgcaactgcagcaacaactgcatctccaacagcagcaggcggcgcaGCAGCGGACAACAGGTCCGTTTGGCCTAGATCCGCAGGTGATGTCCGAGATCGAGAAAAACTGGGTGCGAGTCGATCAAATGGTTTTTCAGGATCAGCCCACAGTGGACATTTCGCTGCTTTACGAGCCTATCAAGGTCATACCAACACGAGATGGTTTTCAGTATCCGCAGGATAAATTCGATCGGCTCATATCGCGCTCGCATTACATACAACAAAATCTAAACACATCGCCGCAAGCAAATCCCAGCATGGCCAGCGGCATTTCACCCTACCGCAGTCCCATGCGAttgccgcagcagcagttaTTGACAAACCAATCCCATTTGGAAAACAATGTTCCCAA CCTGGCCGATGTGCTGCCCAAGCATGACCCGCAGCTGGTAAAGATCATCAAGGCAGTCAGCAGCACGGACACACTTAAAGCACGTGCCGCCATCAATGAGTTAACCGAGATTATTGAGGCACCCGAAAAACAGGCTGTATTGCGCGACTACGaggaaatatttatacaaaatgtgcTGGCACAATTAAAA AACCTCTCGCAGCTGCCCTTATCGCAGGCGCTGGTTGTCTATCAGCCATTGCTTTCCATCTTGTACACATTTTTCAATGCCAATATTCTCGGCAAAACGCTGAGCGTTGCGTGTATTAAGAATCTCATGTCGTCGCTGCTCCATTTGCTGGCTGATCAAAAGCTGACCAGCGGGGATGATAGCCAATACAATAAGGTAATAAATGGCATATGCCTCAAAGTGTTGGACAAGGTCaactttacaaatatatactg CGCCTTAATACGTTTGCTCAGAGAGACCTGCCCCGTTGCCGGTCTGCCCAAGTTCACGGACTTGCTGATGAAGTGCATTTGGCGCAATATTAAAATGCTACCTGAGCGCTCCAACGAACTTAACTATGATGCGGTCATCTTGGAGGTGCACGAATTTATGCTGGCACTGCCCAGCACCTGGTGGCAGAATCGACCTTCAGATACACCACTGCGCACCGTCAAAACGATAATACACAACATGGCCAAGGTGAAGGGTAATGCTATATTACAGCATCTCAATCAGATACCCACACATTCGGAACTACACACTTATTTGATACGCATCTTGAAG AATTTCCAAAAGGATAGCGCTGTGTCCGGCACTGGTGTTTCGCCGCAGCGTCAGCAATTTTCAGCTAAGGATATTGGCGGAAAGCGAATATCGCATCAAACACATGACACAGTATCGCAAATCTTCAAGCTGATTTCGGACAAAGATACCAAACAGCAAGGACTGCAAAAGCTTTATGACTTTAAG cagcaaaatcCGGATATAGATCTTAGTACTTTCCTGCAAGGCTCTAGCGCCACTTTCCATAAATACATTGAGGAGGGGCTCGCTGAAATCGAACGCAATCAGAATGCAGGCTCCACACAGGCGCCTGATAATCGTACAG CTGCTACACGTTCTTATCTCACAGATGTCAACTATCAAAATGCCGTGCATGACCCAGACTATTGGATGGACCGTTTACAGAACATGATGTCCACACGCCACAATGTGGATGATGGCTCCAATATACTGGACAATAGAGTGGCCGACGAGAATCTCTGCCTAAACTCAATGAACTCACAGAAAGTGTCGCTCATCC